Proteins encoded by one window of Ktedonobacterales bacterium:
- a CDS encoding nucleoside triphosphate pyrophosphohydrolase family protein: MDIKDFQGYQRESRKTWGPVSTDSPLVYPTLGLVNEAGEVAGKIKKIFRDKGGQVSEEDREALKLELGDVLWYLAQICTELDLTLQEVAAANLEKLFSRLERGQIHGDGDTR, encoded by the coding sequence TTGGATATTAAAGATTTTCAGGGCTATCAGCGAGAGTCGCGGAAAACGTGGGGGCCAGTCTCAACGGACAGCCCCCTCGTTTACCCAACGCTGGGTCTGGTAAATGAGGCCGGTGAAGTGGCAGGGAAGATCAAAAAAATCTTTCGAGACAAAGGCGGCCAGGTTTCTGAGGAGGACCGCGAAGCGTTGAAGCTCGAATTGGGCGATGTCTTGTGGTATCTGGCGCAGATATGCACCGAACTCGATCTTACGCTGCAAGAGGTAGCAGCCGCGAACCTGGAGAAGCTTTTTTCCCGACTGGAGCGCGGCCAGATTCACGGAGACGGTGATACCAGATAG
- the prfB gene encoding peptide chain release factor 2 (programmed frameshift), whose translation MSDLTTRIESLQRRVHEMLVRLDQAGKEREIEALEKESMAPDFYADRRHAQTTMQRLTALRAEVETWQGLHTRLNDLHEMALLLEAEPDEGLSAEVDRSADEIEQQLEKLRFSLMLNGEHDQRNAILSIHAGSGGTDAQDWAEMLLRMYLRWAQLRNFKAELLDQLEGEEAGIKSATLEISGPYAYGYLRSESGVHRLVRLSRFDAAHRRHTSFAKVEVMPDIEDTIDIVVRPEDLEVDTYRSTGAGGQHVNKTDSAVRMRHIPTGIVVTCQNERSQIQNREVALRILKARLYERELKERERQQAALKGEHVEADFGNQIRSVVVHPFQLVKDHRTGFESSDTTGYLDGEIDPFIEAYLQSQAVGV comes from the exons ATGAGTGATTTGACGACGCGGATTGAATCGTTGCAGCGGCGCGTGCATGAAATGCTGGTGCGACTT GACCAGGCTGGCAAAGAGCGCGAGATAGAGGCGCTTGAAAAAGAGAGCATGGCCCCTGATTTTTACGCTGATCGCCGCCACGCGCAGACGACGATGCAGCGCCTGACAGCTCTGCGCGCTGAGGTTGAGACCTGGCAGGGATTGCATACGCGCCTGAACGATCTGCACGAGATGGCGCTGTTGTTGGAAGCAGAGCCGGATGAAGGGCTATCCGCCGAGGTAGATCGTTCGGCAGATGAGATTGAACAGCAGCTTGAAAAGCTGCGCTTCTCGCTGATGCTGAACGGCGAACACGACCAGCGCAACGCCATTCTCTCGATTCACGCGGGGAGCGGCGGCACCGATGCCCAGGACTGGGCGGAGATGCTTTTGCGCATGTACCTGCGCTGGGCGCAGCTGCGGAACTTCAAGGCGGAACTGCTCGATCAGCTTGAGGGCGAAGAGGCGGGCATCAAGAGTGCCACGCTTGAAATATCGGGGCCGTATGCCTATGGCTATCTGCGCTCGGAATCAGGGGTGCATCGGCTGGTGCGCCTGTCGCGCTTCGACGCGGCGCATCGGCGGCATACGTCGTTCGCCAAGGTCGAGGTGATGCCCGACATCGAGGATACGATTGACATTGTGGTTCGGCCCGAAGACCTGGAGGTGGATACCTATCGCTCCACCGGAGCGGGCGGCCAGCACGTCAATAAGACCGATTCGGCGGTGCGCATGCGCCATATCCCCACCGGCATTGTGGTGACGTGCCAGAACGAGCGTTCGCAAATCCAGAACCGCGAGGTGGCGCTGCGCATCCTGAAGGCGCGGCTGTATGAGCGCGAACTGAAGGAGCGCGAGCGCCAGCAGGCGGCGCTGAAGGGCGAGCATGTGGAGGCCGACTTTGGCAATCAGATTCGCTCAGTGGTGGTGCATCCCTTCCAACTGGTGAAGGACCACCGCACCGGCTTTGAGAGCAGCGACACGACAGGCTATCTCGATGGTGAGATCGATCCCTTCATCGAAGCCTATTTGCAGAGCCAGGCGGTGGGTGTCTAA
- the recN gene encoding DNA repair protein RecN, protein MLTELTITDFAIIDHLDLRLNPRFNVFTGETGAGKSIIIDAVSAVLGGKMGIEVVRSGADRATIYGSFAVGALPTISQPQNGSNGAAADVARAPAASDEAADEASGQDQQIDARLVLALLLNEYGLEADNGELILGREIHKSGRTTARISQRPVPLQVLQQVGSLLVDIHGQSEHLTILRPEQHVNYLDRYAEALPLRAQVTALVTDWRAARRELAALQQNERELERRIELLRFQVDEIEQAKLQPNEVEEMERERRVLNNAERLAQLCAGIYSALSGGEDGQAAGDLLKGARHDMDELTRLDPSMQEYNAALEEIIYRLEDVAMSVRSYQESVEADPMRLAEIEERLDLIAKFRRKYGNTIEEILKYAEDSAAELDRYAHREERLAELQARDEELRRQIGQLAGRLSQIRSAAAVRLAEAMERQLDDLNMKRARFKVEIQQQYSSDGAPAQLAPDGPTESYAFSGTGIDRIEFLIAPNPGEPFKPLGKIASGGETSRLMLALKSILSAADSTPTLIFDEIDSGISGRSGQVVGEKLWNLTTNHQVICVTHLPQIAAFGDEHFNVAKEAHGDRTITQVRALAYEQRTIELGQMLGGALTDTSRRNAEELLQRSEEFKQEAQNGHQLAPSASNSLW, encoded by the coding sequence ATGCTTACAGAACTGACCATTACCGACTTTGCCATCATTGACCACCTGGACCTGCGCCTGAACCCGCGCTTTAACGTCTTCACCGGCGAAACCGGCGCGGGCAAATCCATCATCATAGATGCCGTCAGCGCGGTCCTCGGTGGAAAGATGGGCATCGAAGTGGTGCGCAGCGGCGCAGACCGCGCCACCATCTACGGCTCTTTCGCCGTTGGGGCGCTCCCCACCATCAGCCAGCCGCAGAACGGATCAAACGGAGCCGCCGCTGATGTTGCACGCGCACCAGCAGCAAGCGATGAGGCAGCAGACGAAGCGAGCGGGCAGGACCAGCAGATCGATGCCCGGCTCGTGCTGGCCCTGCTTCTCAATGAGTATGGCCTGGAAGCGGATAACGGCGAACTGATCCTGGGCCGCGAAATCCACAAATCCGGGCGCACCACCGCGCGCATCAGCCAGCGCCCCGTCCCGCTTCAGGTCTTGCAGCAAGTGGGCAGCCTGCTGGTGGACATTCACGGCCAGAGCGAACACCTCACCATCCTGCGCCCGGAGCAGCACGTCAATTACCTGGACCGCTACGCCGAGGCGCTGCCCCTGCGCGCCCAGGTGACGGCGCTCGTCACAGACTGGCGCGCCGCGCGCCGCGAACTGGCCGCGCTCCAGCAGAACGAGCGCGAACTGGAGCGGCGCATCGAACTCTTGCGCTTCCAGGTTGACGAGATCGAGCAGGCCAAACTTCAGCCTAACGAAGTGGAGGAGATGGAACGCGAGCGGCGCGTCCTCAACAACGCCGAACGGCTTGCGCAGTTGTGCGCGGGCATCTACAGCGCCCTCAGCGGCGGTGAAGACGGCCAGGCGGCTGGCGACCTGCTCAAAGGCGCCCGACACGACATGGACGAATTAACGCGCCTGGACCCGTCCATGCAGGAATACAACGCCGCGCTGGAAGAGATTATCTACCGGCTGGAAGATGTCGCTATGTCGGTGCGCTCGTATCAAGAGAGCGTAGAAGCCGACCCCATGCGGCTGGCCGAGATCGAGGAGCGCCTGGACCTGATCGCCAAGTTCCGGCGTAAATATGGCAATACCATTGAGGAAATCTTGAAGTACGCCGAGGACTCTGCCGCCGAACTCGACCGCTACGCCCACCGCGAAGAGCGGCTGGCCGAACTGCAAGCCCGCGACGAAGAACTGCGCCGCCAGATCGGCCAGCTTGCGGGGCGTCTCTCGCAGATACGCAGCGCGGCAGCAGTGCGGCTGGCTGAGGCTATGGAGCGCCAGTTAGACGATCTCAATATGAAGCGCGCCCGCTTCAAGGTCGAGATACAGCAGCAGTACTCATCTGATGGCGCGCCTGCCCAGCTAGCGCCGGATGGCCCCACCGAATCCTACGCCTTTAGCGGCACAGGCATTGATCGAATCGAGTTCCTGATCGCCCCCAACCCCGGCGAGCCGTTTAAGCCGCTGGGCAAGATCGCCTCCGGCGGCGAGACTTCGCGCCTGATGCTGGCGCTGAAATCCATCCTCTCGGCTGCCGACTCCACCCCAACCTTAATCTTCGATGAGATTGACAGCGGCATCAGTGGACGCAGCGGTCAGGTGGTAGGCGAAAAGCTCTGGAATCTGACCACCAACCATCAGGTCATCTGCGTCACCCACCTGCCGCAGATCGCCGCCTTCGGTGACGAACACTTTAACGTCGCCAAAGAGGCGCACGGGGACCGCACCATTACCCAGGTGCGGGCGCTGGCCTACGAGCAGCGCACCATCGAGCTTGGGCAGATGCTTGGCGGCGCGCTCACTGATACCTCGCGCCGCAACGCCGAAGAATTGCTGCAACGCTCCGAAGAGTTCAAGCAAGAGGCCCAAAACGGCCATCAGCTTGCGCCTTCCGCCTCAAACAGCTTATGGTAA
- a CDS encoding FHA domain-containing protein translates to MPNCPHCFDEYIAGALYCDNCGRRLPQPTGSPSIGGRAPTQAPDSDPRVGREATTSDSGPPDKPPHLRLQLIPSAFILDLDSRERIIIGRKDPGQTPDVDLTPYGGIEQGVSRQHAMITLRQGRYYIEDLKAINETLLNSSRLFPGQLYRLRNGDLLQFGTLVVKVLL, encoded by the coding sequence ATGCCAAATTGCCCGCATTGTTTTGATGAATATATCGCTGGCGCGCTCTATTGCGACAATTGTGGGCGGCGTCTGCCCCAACCTACCGGCTCACCCTCTATAGGCGGCAGAGCACCCACTCAAGCGCCGGATAGCGACCCGCGAGTCGGGCGCGAGGCAACCACCAGTGATTCTGGACCCCCTGATAAGCCACCCCATCTGCGCTTGCAGCTTATCCCTTCCGCGTTTATACTTGATCTCGACTCCCGCGAACGCATCATCATTGGGCGCAAAGATCCCGGCCAGACGCCCGACGTTGACCTGACACCCTATGGAGGGATAGAGCAGGGGGTGAGTCGGCAGCACGCGATGATTACGCTGAGACAGGGACGTTATTATATAGAGGATCTGAAGGCTATCAACGAAACCTTGCTCAACTCCTCGCGCCTCTTTCCCGGCCAGCTTTATCGGCTGAGGAATGGTGATTTGCTCCAATTTGGCACTCTGGTCGTCAAGGTGCTGCTGTAG
- a CDS encoding NAD(+)/NADH kinase, giving the protein MLNTPHMGKLARGSATEGGIRLAVKNLGIVYQERSPNATEMAVHLTARLGERLNVWSLASHAADELRQRLEGTELALVLGGDGTILSVARSAALVGVPLIAINFGRVGFLTELEPHEVEQQLPLYLDGDCWIDERAMLSAVLEANGAAEEFLALNDIVVVRGALPRVVRIKVWVDGHFYNTTVADGMIVSTATGSTAYNLAAGGPVLYPQVRGSVITPIAPHLAADRSLILDPGATIKLQIFTDGQDGVLSADGQINRNLSDGSLVSVTNSPYTTRFLRRRPPTYFYQILTRKLQSEV; this is encoded by the coding sequence ATGCTCAACACGCCACACATGGGCAAATTGGCGCGTGGCAGCGCCACAGAAGGGGGGATACGGCTGGCGGTGAAGAATCTGGGCATTGTCTACCAGGAACGCTCGCCCAATGCGACTGAGATGGCTGTCCACCTGACAGCCAGGCTCGGCGAGCGATTGAACGTCTGGTCACTCGCCTCGCACGCAGCGGACGAACTACGCCAGCGCCTGGAGGGTACTGAGCTGGCGCTGGTGCTTGGCGGAGACGGCACCATCCTTTCAGTAGCCCGCAGCGCCGCGCTAGTCGGTGTGCCATTGATCGCCATCAATTTTGGCCGCGTGGGCTTTCTCACCGAACTGGAGCCGCATGAAGTCGAGCAGCAGCTCCCCCTCTACCTCGACGGTGACTGTTGGATAGACGAGCGGGCCATGTTGAGCGCCGTCCTGGAGGCCAACGGAGCAGCCGAAGAGTTCCTGGCCCTCAATGATATTGTCGTCGTGCGTGGCGCGCTGCCACGAGTCGTGCGCATCAAAGTCTGGGTGGATGGGCATTTTTATAACACCACCGTTGCCGATGGCATGATCGTCTCAACCGCCACCGGCTCGACGGCCTATAACCTGGCCGCAGGCGGGCCAGTCCTCTATCCCCAGGTGCGCGGCAGCGTGATTACCCCCATTGCCCCCCACCTGGCCGCTGATCGCTCCCTGATCCTCGACCCAGGCGCCACGATCAAGCTGCAAATCTTCACGGACGGCCAGGACGGGGTGCTTTCCGCCGATGGGCAGATCAACCGCAATCTGAGTGACGGGTCGCTGGTAAGCGTCACCAACAGCCCCTATACGACGCGCTTTCTGCGCCGTCGCCCACCTACGTATTTCTATCAGATATTGACCCGCAAATTGCAAAGCGAAGTGTGA
- a CDS encoding exonuclease domain-containing protein has protein sequence MVSQSNGPEQTQGQLLRRAHIWLTEQGEPQASTALVRHLFGASAEGQAGQFWLGLMEQALRGSPLFERRADGLWRLRAWEATQTRLADLEYVVVDVETTGLVAGRHRLIEVAGLRVRAGMVVDAFQQLINPEHHLPRFISAFTGITQAMVNDAPSVDEVLPAFFAFLDDAPIVGHNVGFDLGFLGYEAVRLGYPLATDGLDTIRLARRLIPGIRGLKLDALARQVGVVVRDRHRALGDARITQEVFQHLLALASEQGIETLAQLREIMQRSGAGRRPRPGESALERPTGSIYLNPAWRREFPTRPGVYLMKDDQGEVIYVGKAKSLKERLASYYHQPLGYTRKLDGLLQLVQEIEVRVLGSELEALLVESQLIKQLQPRFNVQLRNYEAYPFIKIDGRPYPRVYATREVHADGARYFGPFQSRRVVEAALEVIHKLFPIRTCTRGLPPQAQPSEPCMRYHMHRCLAPCRGDVDPAVYEGMIEQISAFLGGEREDLLDRLRQEMWAASARNDFERAASLRDALKNISQVVVGQRLVTGAVEANNLLIIYPSAAAGQGEVFLVRHGRLVEQRRVPLVSEDLLADLRALVERAVSLPAPPKRVGKEEVDQINIIARWIHRHSDEHERAFFSLPTDLQNPQQIERFVGQVALALSQPADQANV, from the coding sequence ATGGTGAGCCAGAGTAATGGTCCTGAGCAGACCCAGGGGCAGCTTTTGCGCCGCGCCCATATCTGGCTGACGGAGCAGGGCGAACCGCAGGCGTCTACGGCACTGGTGCGGCATCTTTTCGGCGCTTCGGCAGAAGGGCAGGCCGGGCAGTTCTGGCTGGGGCTGATGGAGCAGGCGCTGCGCGGCTCCCCGCTCTTCGAGCGCCGCGCCGATGGCCTGTGGCGTCTGCGCGCCTGGGAGGCCACACAGACACGTCTGGCCGATCTGGAATATGTGGTGGTGGATGTGGAGACGACGGGGCTGGTAGCTGGCCGCCACCGGCTGATTGAGGTGGCCGGGCTGCGCGTGCGCGCGGGAATGGTGGTTGATGCGTTTCAGCAGCTTATCAATCCAGAGCATCACCTGCCGCGCTTTATCAGCGCCTTCACCGGCATTACGCAGGCAATGGTCAACGATGCGCCGTCCGTTGATGAGGTGCTGCCCGCTTTCTTTGCGTTTCTCGATGACGCGCCTATTGTGGGGCATAACGTCGGCTTTGATCTGGGGTTTCTAGGCTATGAAGCGGTGCGCCTGGGCTATCCGCTGGCAACCGATGGCCTGGATACGATCAGGCTGGCCCGCCGTCTCATCCCCGGGATTCGCGGGCTAAAGCTGGACGCGCTGGCGCGTCAGGTGGGCGTCGTGGTGCGCGACAGACACCGCGCGCTGGGCGATGCGCGCATCACGCAGGAGGTCTTTCAACATCTGCTGGCGCTGGCCTCTGAGCAGGGGATTGAGACGCTGGCGCAGCTTCGGGAAATTATGCAGCGTTCCGGCGCTGGCCGTCGGCCCAGGCCGGGCGAATCGGCGCTGGAGCGGCCCACCGGCAGCATCTATCTCAATCCTGCCTGGCGGCGCGAGTTTCCGACGCGGCCTGGCGTCTATCTGATGAAGGATGACCAGGGCGAGGTAATCTATGTCGGCAAGGCCAAATCGCTCAAGGAGCGGCTGGCCTCGTACTATCATCAGCCGCTGGGCTATACGCGCAAGCTGGATGGCTTGCTGCAACTGGTGCAAGAGATTGAAGTTCGGGTGCTGGGGTCCGAGCTAGAGGCGCTGCTGGTGGAGTCGCAGCTTATCAAGCAGCTTCAGCCGCGCTTTAACGTGCAACTGCGCAACTACGAAGCCTATCCGTTTATTAAGATTGATGGCCGACCCTATCCGCGTGTCTACGCCACCCGCGAGGTGCATGCCGACGGGGCGCGCTATTTCGGCCCCTTTCAGAGTCGGCGCGTTGTGGAAGCCGCGCTGGAGGTCATTCACAAGCTTTTCCCTATTCGCACCTGCACGCGTGGCCTGCCGCCCCAGGCGCAGCCATCCGAGCCGTGTATGCGCTATCATATGCACCGCTGCCTGGCCCCCTGTCGCGGCGACGTTGACCCTGCCGTCTATGAGGGGATGATTGAGCAGATCAGCGCCTTTCTAGGAGGGGAGCGCGAGGATTTGCTGGATCGGCTGCGCCAGGAGATGTGGGCGGCTTCGGCGCGCAACGATTTCGAGCGCGCGGCGTCGCTGCGTGACGCGCTCAAGAATATCAGTCAGGTGGTGGTGGGCCAGCGCCTTGTCACCGGGGCCGTCGAAGCGAATAATCTGCTGATTATCTATCCGTCCGCCGCAGCCGGGCAGGGCGAGGTGTTTCTGGTGCGGCATGGCCGATTGGTGGAGCAGCGCCGCGTGCCGCTGGTCAGCGAGGACTTGCTGGCTGATTTGCGCGCGCTGGTTGAACGGGCGGTGTCGCTGCCCGCGCCGCCGAAACGGGTCGGCAAAGAAGAGGTCGATCAGATCAACATTATTGCCCGCTGGATTCATCGCCACAGCGACGAGCATGAGCGCGCCTTCTTCTCGCTCCCGACGGATTTACAGAACCCGCAGCAGATCGAGCGTTTTGTGGGCCAGGTTGCGCTGGCGCTGAGTCAGCCAGCAGACCAGGCGAATGTATAA